The Nostoc sp. PCC 7524 nucleotide sequence CAAGTCTCTTGGCGGGGATGCTAACGCCTTCTCAATCATTGATTGAACCTGAATTACACAGTATTTGTCAATTGTCAATACTTAGCGTCAAGTTTTAACGCTAATCTATGAACATTTTCCCGCCAAGTATGAATTTAAGAACATTGAGAAAACGTACAGGACTAAAAATTAGTGATGTCGCTATTGAACTAAGTTGCGCCCTATCTTCAATTCGCAACTGGGAAAAGGGGAGAACAACGCCAAAAATGGAAGTATGGCAAGTATTCCGCCTGCGAGATTTGTATCAATGTACAGAAGATGAGTTAGTGCAAGCCGTTAAGGAATCAATGCTGACTCAAGATACATAACTTTTGAGTGTATAGCGTAGACGCGGAGCGGCTTGTCGATAGACATCACCTGCCTCCATTCTTCACTGATATAGTTTAATTAGAATAATTGGGATAATTACCTGAATGTTGTTATTATCCTAAATTGGCTAATTAGGGTGAGTCGTTATGGCTCACTTTACTGTAATAGTTCTCATGAGGAATAATTACTAATGACTCAACCCAATTTAATTAATCAAGCTGAAGCCAGTCACATTAGTGAAGCAAGCTGTTTGACAGAAATCTTGCAAGAAATTCAAGAAACACCCCAGGAATATTGGTCAAATTTGCTGGAAATAATGCGAGTTTTTCGGAAAAGTGTCACTATTAAACCGGAGTTATTAACCAACTTTGAACAAGAAGATTTGGATATTCAAACAAAAAAACTCTTACATCAACAACATCAAGCACTAAAAGAATTAACTAAAGAATGGTTACAAGCAGGAGATGAACGAGAGCAAACAGAAACTTGGGAATATTTAAATCAAGCAATTGATGATAATCCCTTTTAAAGTAGGCATCAATTTTCATGAGTAAGCTGATTTTGTTAGATACCAATGTTTTAGGAATGGTTACAAATCCTAAAAACACTAATATTATTTGTCAGGAGTGTAAAGAATGGTTAGATGCACTACCATTAAAAGGATATCAAATAATTTTACCTGAAATTGCTGATTATGAAGTGAGACGAGAACTACTCAGAGCAGGAAAATCATCAGGTATTAAGCGGTTAGATCAACTGAAACAAGCAATTACTTATTTACCCATTACTACTTCTGTAATGCTTTTAGCTGCCAATTTTTGGGCGGAAGTTAGAAAAAAAGGAAAAACTACTGCTGATCCTAAATCTCTTGATGGTGATGTTATTTTAGCAGCACAAGCAAAAATTGAAGAAATAAAAGGGCATCAAGTCATTATTGCTACTACTAATGTTAAACATTTATCATTATTTATAGATGCTCGTGAATGGCAGAATATTAACTAAATGTCAC carries:
- a CDS encoding helix-turn-helix domain-containing protein, whose amino-acid sequence is MNIFPPSMNLRTLRKRTGLKISDVAIELSCALSSIRNWEKGRTTPKMEVWQVFRLRDLYQCTEDELVQAVKESMLTQDT
- a CDS encoding type II toxin-antitoxin system VapC family toxin; protein product: MSKLILLDTNVLGMVTNPKNTNIICQECKEWLDALPLKGYQIILPEIADYEVRRELLRAGKSSGIKRLDQLKQAITYLPITTSVMLLAANFWAEVRKKGKTTADPKSLDGDVILAAQAKIEEIKGHQVIIATTNVKHLSLFIDAREWQNIN